The Alteribacter keqinensis genomic sequence TCCTACCTGTTTACTTGACTTTAACCTGAAATCTACTATAATCAGGTTTATTGAACAGACAGCTTAGGGGGTTGCACAATGAAAAAAGGGTTTTTGAGTTTACTATTTTTGACGGCGATTGCGGTGGGTACCGCTTGTGCCAGTGATGATGCGGGAGAGCTTGGAAGTGAGACAAACAATGGGGAAAACACCGAGTCCGCTGATAACGCAAACGACCTGACCATCGGCGTACCGAGTGACGCACAAACACTCGATCCTCAAGGGGGAAACGAGCACGCCACATTAAATGTAGGGCGGACGATATACGATACACTTGTTTTCACAGACGGCAGCATGGACATGCATATGAGACTCGCTGAAAGCTTCGAGCAGATTGAAGATACGACGTGGGAAGTGGAACTCCGTGAAGACGTTCAGTTTCACGACGGATCGGACTTTAACGCTGAAGCAGTAAAGGTAAACATAGAACGTCTCCTTGACCCGGATGTGGCTTCACCGGTGTCGTTCATGTTCGACATGATTACAGACGTTGAAGTAGTTGACGACTATACGGTACACATCCATACAGACATTCCATTTGCCCCGCTCCGGGCCCATTTTGCCCATCCCGGCGGACATATGATTGCTCCATCGGCAATCGAAGCGGATTATGAAGCAATGGAAGACGGCGCCGAGCCGGGGTCCTACATTAACCAGAATCCAATCGGAACAGGTGCTTTTACCCTTGAAGATTGGAATCCCGGTGAGTTTGTAAAAGTTACGAAGAACGAAGATTACTGGGGAGATGTAGCGAACGTCGACTCCATTACCTTTAAAGTGGTGCCGGAGGATAATACGCGTGTAGCGGAGCTTGAAACAAATTCCTCACAAATGATCTCCCACCTGAATCCGGACTTTATGTCCCGTGTAGAAGGAAACGACGACTTGAAAATTGCCACCCAGGAGAGTGTGAGCTTGTTCTACCTTGGCTTTAACGTGGAACAAGAGCCATTTGACGATCCTCAGGTAAGAACGGCGATCTCAAAAGCCGTGGACAAAGAAGCGATCATTGACGGTCTCTTAAACGGAGCCGGGCTTCCTGCAAAAGGACCGTTGGCGCCGCCGGTATTTGGTTCAAGCGACGATATTAAAGCC encodes the following:
- a CDS encoding glutathione ABC transporter substrate-binding protein; the encoded protein is MKKGFLSLLFLTAIAVGTACASDDAGELGSETNNGENTESADNANDLTIGVPSDAQTLDPQGGNEHATLNVGRTIYDTLVFTDGSMDMHMRLAESFEQIEDTTWEVELREDVQFHDGSDFNAEAVKVNIERLLDPDVASPVSFMFDMITDVEVVDDYTVHIHTDIPFAPLRAHFAHPGGHMIAPSAIEADYEAMEDGAEPGSYINQNPIGTGAFTLEDWNPGEFVKVTKNEDYWGDVANVDSITFKVVPEDNTRVAELETNSSQMISHLNPDFMSRVEGNDDLKIATQESVSLFYLGFNVEQEPFDDPQVRTAISKAVDKEAIIDGLLNGAGLPAKGPLAPPVFGSSDDIKAIEKDLEEARELLADAGYPDGFEATLTVETSQIGSDVAENIQAQLEEIGIDLDIETLERGAYVDVVTNARQDMFLGSWGTVTGDADYGLYPMFHSSNHGIAGNRTFYANEEVDALLEEARSGTEEERLALYHDAQQLIVEDAPMVPLYHTEHMAGLQDNIEDFYIHPSSFFYLGDVNVQ